One Stigmatella aurantiaca genomic region harbors:
- a CDS encoding glutamine synthetase family protein, with translation MATRPKKKVFSQPVLARNARAKPKGERLSPVKREPSGVDALHQWFEQKGVRKVKVGAVDIDGVWRGKYISKDKFFSAAKSNLGFCDVVFGWDLADELLDNTKVTGWHTGYPDACAHVDVSSGRIIPWEPDTAAFLLDFVNADGSAYGPSPRQLLHKIGRRARDMGFLPKFGAEYEFFIFKETPQSLKEKGFQNLTPLTPGMFGYSWLRTSMNSGLVHAIIDGCNAFGLDIEGFHTETGPGVFEAAIRYDDLEKSADKAVLFKTVVKEICARHGLTACFMAKVNAKLPGCSGHVHQSLWTLKGDRNTFYDANGQHGMSQTMRHYLGGQVALMPELTALYWPTVNSYKRSVENTWAPTTATWGRENRTTAIRVIGDNPKAMRLEYRQLGADMNAYIGMAASLAAGLWGIENEVEPPPVCAGNGYEATAQPLPRNLKEAVALLSSSERARELLGEDFVDHYVRTRQWEVRQYERAVTNWELERYMELI, from the coding sequence ATGGCCACCCGCCCCAAGAAGAAGGTCTTCTCCCAACCGGTCCTGGCCCGCAATGCACGCGCCAAGCCAAAGGGCGAGCGCCTGAGCCCCGTGAAGCGCGAGCCCTCCGGGGTGGATGCGCTGCACCAGTGGTTCGAGCAGAAGGGCGTCCGCAAGGTGAAGGTGGGCGCGGTGGACATCGACGGGGTGTGGCGCGGCAAGTACATCTCGAAGGACAAGTTCTTCTCGGCGGCCAAGAGTAACCTGGGCTTCTGTGACGTCGTCTTCGGGTGGGACCTGGCCGACGAGCTGCTCGACAACACGAAGGTGACGGGCTGGCACACGGGCTACCCGGACGCGTGCGCGCATGTGGATGTGTCCTCGGGCCGCATCATCCCCTGGGAGCCGGACACGGCGGCGTTCCTGCTCGACTTCGTCAACGCGGACGGCTCCGCGTATGGGCCGAGCCCCCGTCAGCTGCTGCACAAGATTGGCCGCCGGGCGCGGGACATGGGCTTTCTGCCCAAGTTCGGCGCCGAGTACGAGTTCTTCATCTTCAAGGAGACGCCTCAGTCCCTGAAGGAGAAGGGCTTCCAGAACCTGACGCCGCTCACGCCGGGCATGTTCGGCTACTCGTGGCTGCGCACCTCGATGAACTCGGGGCTGGTGCACGCCATCATCGATGGGTGCAACGCGTTCGGGCTGGACATCGAGGGCTTCCACACCGAGACGGGCCCGGGCGTGTTCGAAGCGGCCATCCGCTATGACGACCTGGAGAAGTCTGCGGACAAGGCGGTGCTCTTCAAGACGGTGGTGAAGGAGATCTGCGCGCGCCACGGCCTCACGGCGTGCTTCATGGCGAAGGTGAACGCGAAGCTGCCGGGGTGCTCGGGTCACGTGCACCAGTCGCTGTGGACGCTCAAGGGCGACCGGAACACCTTCTATGACGCGAACGGGCAGCACGGCATGAGCCAGACGATGCGGCACTACCTGGGCGGCCAGGTGGCGCTGATGCCGGAGCTGACGGCGCTCTACTGGCCCACCGTCAACAGCTACAAGCGCAGCGTGGAGAACACGTGGGCGCCCACCACGGCGACGTGGGGCCGGGAGAACCGCACCACCGCCATCCGTGTCATTGGCGACAACCCCAAGGCCATGCGCCTGGAGTACCGCCAGCTGGGAGCAGACATGAACGCCTACATCGGCATGGCGGCCAGCCTGGCCGCGGGACTCTGGGGAATCGAGAACGAAGTGGAGCCGCCGCCGGTGTGCGCGGGCAATGGCTACGAGGCCACCGCTCAACCGCTGCCGCGCAACCTCAAGGAGGCCGTGGCGCTGCTGTCGTCCTCTGAACGGGCGCGCGAACTGTTGGGTGAAGACTTCGTGGACCACTATGTCCGCACGCGCCAGTGGGAGGTGCGCCAGTATGAGCGCGCCGTCACGAACTGGGAGCTCGAGCGCTACATGGAACTCATCTAG
- a CDS encoding iron-containing alcohol dehydrogenase, which yields MQPFDMPSEARVTEMSWPTKIVFGVGALQRLPAQVARLKMQRPLVVTDAGVVKAGLAQRVFDVLKGAGVAYAVFDRVEPNPTEKDVFAGLEAYRHHQCDGIVALGGGSPLDAAKLVQLLTTHEPPLSRYDDAKGGDQYVRDDLPPLIAIPTTAGTGSEVSRSGVATLEDTGRKTVIFSPHLLPRAAICDPELTLGLPPGPTAATGMDAFTHCLEAYVSNGFHPLADAVAIDGIARVGRSLITAVKEGSNVAARADMMVAAMQGAMAFQKGLGACHALAHALTPISNLHHGLANAIVLPVVMEFNRPTCTARLARVAVAMGEFSNVREDVLAANLIERIRKLNAAIGIPARLRDVGVQEKDLARIASKAFEDASHLGNPRKCTEEDLLALAREAF from the coding sequence ATGCAGCCGTTCGATATGCCGTCCGAAGCCCGTGTCACGGAGATGTCCTGGCCCACGAAGATTGTCTTCGGGGTGGGGGCACTCCAGCGCCTGCCCGCGCAGGTGGCGCGGCTGAAGATGCAGCGTCCGCTGGTGGTGACGGACGCGGGCGTGGTGAAGGCCGGGCTGGCCCAGCGCGTGTTCGACGTGCTGAAGGGCGCCGGGGTGGCGTACGCGGTGTTCGACCGCGTGGAGCCCAACCCCACCGAGAAGGACGTCTTCGCCGGGCTGGAGGCGTACCGCCACCACCAGTGTGATGGCATCGTGGCGCTGGGAGGCGGCAGCCCCCTGGATGCCGCCAAGCTGGTGCAGCTCTTGACCACGCACGAGCCGCCGCTGTCGCGCTACGACGACGCGAAGGGCGGGGACCAGTACGTGCGGGACGACCTGCCGCCGCTCATCGCCATTCCCACCACGGCGGGAACCGGCTCCGAGGTGAGCCGCTCGGGCGTGGCGACGCTGGAGGACACGGGGCGCAAGACGGTCATCTTCAGCCCGCACCTGTTGCCCCGGGCGGCCATCTGCGACCCGGAGCTGACGCTCGGGCTGCCGCCGGGACCCACGGCGGCCACGGGCATGGACGCCTTCACGCACTGCCTGGAGGCCTATGTCTCCAATGGCTTCCACCCGCTGGCGGACGCGGTGGCCATTGATGGCATTGCCCGGGTGGGGCGCTCGCTCATCACCGCCGTGAAGGAGGGCAGCAACGTCGCGGCCCGGGCCGACATGATGGTGGCGGCGATGCAGGGCGCGATGGCCTTCCAGAAGGGGCTGGGGGCCTGCCACGCGCTGGCGCATGCCCTCACGCCCATCTCGAACCTGCACCACGGGCTGGCCAACGCCATCGTGCTGCCGGTGGTGATGGAGTTCAACCGGCCCACCTGCACGGCGCGGCTGGCCCGCGTGGCGGTGGCCATGGGAGAGTTCTCCAACGTGCGTGAGGACGTGCTCGCGGCCAACCTCATCGAGCGCATCCGCAAGCTCAACGCCGCCATCGGCATTCCCGCGCGGCTGCGGGACGTGGGCGTGCAGGAGAAGGACCTGGCGCGCATCGCCTCCAAGGCCTTCGAGGATGCCTCGCACCTGGGCAATCCGCGCAAGTGCACCGAGGAGGATCTGCTGGCGTTGGCGCGCGAGGCCTTCTAG
- a CDS encoding glutamine amidotransferase, with amino-acid sequence MAPQGGNPGSGRWAVKNVVLLKAGDAATAVRRSAGDYDRWFLQTLGLSGYRFDILPAHQGAKLPEDLSGYDAVMMTGSPLSVTRLEPWMERAAEFMVNAADRGLPVLGVCFGHQLLAHAYGGRVGRNPLGREIGTVEVQLTKQGREDALFHGLPERLAVQATHEDIVVEAPAGATVLAGNANTAVQALAFRPHVRGVQFHPEVQVDTMRALIHARAEGLEAEALARGQPAGERVPRLLAGVAPTPAGPRILTNFLERFS; translated from the coding sequence ATGGCCCCCCAGGGCGGCAACCCGGGATCAGGGAGGTGGGCGGTGAAGAATGTTGTCTTGCTGAAAGCAGGGGATGCGGCCACCGCGGTCCGGCGCTCCGCCGGGGACTACGACCGCTGGTTCCTTCAGACCCTGGGACTGTCCGGTTATCGATTCGACATTCTCCCTGCCCACCAGGGCGCGAAGCTGCCGGAGGACCTCTCGGGCTATGACGCGGTGATGATGACGGGCTCGCCCCTGTCCGTCACCCGGCTGGAGCCCTGGATGGAGCGCGCGGCGGAGTTCATGGTGAACGCGGCGGACCGGGGCCTGCCCGTGCTCGGGGTGTGCTTCGGGCACCAGCTCCTGGCGCATGCCTATGGCGGACGCGTGGGCCGCAATCCCCTGGGCCGGGAGATTGGCACCGTGGAGGTGCAGCTGACGAAGCAGGGGCGGGAGGATGCGCTCTTTCATGGGCTGCCCGAGCGCCTCGCCGTGCAGGCCACCCACGAGGACATCGTCGTGGAAGCCCCCGCCGGAGCCACGGTACTCGCGGGCAATGCCAACACCGCCGTCCAGGCGCTCGCCTTCCGGCCCCACGTGCGGGGCGTGCAGTTCCACCCGGAGGTCCAGGTGGACACGATGCGCGCCCTCATCCACGCCCGGGCCGAGGGGCTGGAGGCCGAGGCGCTCGCCCGGGGCCAGCCCGCCGGGGAGCGCGTGCCCCGGCTGCTCGCGGGCGTGGCGCCCACCCCGGCCGGGCCGCGCATCCTGACGAACTTCCTCGAACGCTTCTCCTGA
- a CDS encoding CBS domain-containing protein, producing MAKLIREVMTRDVGVVRPSDTVREAAQKMRDLDVGPIPVCDGQRVQGMLTDRDIVVRAIAEGMDPAQTRVADIMTKGIQYCFDDDEAEEVLERMEAQQLRRFIVVDRNKNLVGIVALGDLAGEESGQRVGKTLEGISEPASHA from the coding sequence ATGGCGAAGCTGATCCGTGAGGTCATGACCCGCGATGTGGGAGTTGTCCGTCCGTCCGACACCGTGCGCGAGGCCGCTCAGAAGATGCGCGACCTGGACGTAGGTCCCATCCCCGTCTGTGACGGCCAGCGTGTGCAGGGCATGCTCACCGACCGCGACATCGTGGTGCGCGCCATCGCCGAGGGGATGGATCCCGCCCAGACACGCGTGGCCGACATCATGACCAAGGGGATCCAGTACTGCTTCGATGACGATGAGGCCGAGGAGGTCCTCGAGCGCATGGAAGCGCAGCAGCTCCGCCGCTTCATCGTGGTGGACCGCAACAAGAACCTCGTCGGCATCGTGGCGCTGGGAGACCTGGCGGGCGAGGAGAGCGGCCAGCGCGTGGGCAAGACGCTGGAGGGCATCTCCGAGCCCGCGAGCCACGCCTGA
- a CDS encoding double-CXXCG motif protein, which yields MRFYAVKKASGKALAGDMQVVSKWLLPGVKCSLCGATWSEAGVAYPCVDLSNHPQQAELTKPRAEPIEEFERLRESVRPLLPKGALLPPGTSLGPSVGTAQGEFGDFFFEQPWVLFVSQEAMASLEKAGVKGLRGCKPELTLRRKSRTPELVELQLEPLGRLHEECLPARPPPCSRCGRTGHALPAAPLLDAESLPLQSDLFRLANFSTVLVGTERFKDAVQSLGLEGISFHELPQKGHSGG from the coding sequence GTGCGGTTCTACGCAGTGAAAAAGGCTTCAGGAAAAGCACTCGCGGGAGACATGCAGGTGGTGTCGAAGTGGTTGCTCCCCGGAGTGAAGTGTTCCCTATGCGGAGCAACCTGGTCCGAAGCTGGGGTTGCCTATCCCTGCGTGGATCTTTCGAACCACCCGCAGCAGGCCGAGCTCACCAAGCCTCGTGCCGAACCGATCGAGGAGTTCGAGCGGTTGCGTGAGAGCGTTCGCCCGTTGCTTCCGAAAGGGGCCTTGCTTCCACCTGGGACGAGCCTGGGCCCCTCCGTGGGGACAGCCCAAGGTGAGTTTGGCGATTTCTTCTTCGAGCAGCCTTGGGTGTTGTTCGTGAGCCAAGAGGCCATGGCATCGCTGGAGAAAGCGGGCGTGAAGGGCCTGCGCGGATGCAAACCCGAGCTGACACTCCGCCGGAAGAGCCGTACGCCCGAACTGGTCGAGCTCCAACTCGAACCCTTAGGACGGTTGCACGAGGAGTGTTTGCCTGCGCGTCCTCCTCCATGCTCGCGGTGTGGACGCACGGGTCATGCCCTTCCGGCGGCGCCTTTGCTCGATGCGGAATCTCTGCCCCTCCAGAGCGATTTGTTTCGATTGGCCAACTTCTCCACCGTGCTGGTGGGGACCGAGCGGTTCAAAGATGCCGTCCAGAGCCTGGGCCTTGAGGGCATCTCCTTCCACGAGTTACCTCAGAAGGGCCACTCAGGGGGCTGA
- a CDS encoding WbuC family cupin fold metalloprotein: MSASSRRALDAPEGELVVLSRSLVDEVAEASRASPRRRIILPFHKVESELLHRMLNVVQPDSYVRPHRHLDPPKAEAWVVLRGALAFFTFEEDGRVRDCLALDATGERFGVDLAPGIFHSLIALAPDTVLFEVKNGPYAPASDKSFAPWAPAEGTPEAMGYMQQLRDEFRRRHGEASP; encoded by the coding sequence ATGAGCGCTTCGTCCCGCCGTGCCCTGGACGCCCCTGAAGGCGAACTTGTCGTTCTGTCACGGAGCTTGGTCGACGAGGTCGCGGAGGCGTCCCGGGCAAGCCCGCGCCGGCGCATCATCCTGCCCTTCCACAAGGTCGAGTCGGAGCTGCTGCACCGGATGCTCAACGTCGTCCAGCCGGACAGCTACGTGCGCCCGCACCGGCACCTGGATCCGCCCAAGGCCGAGGCCTGGGTAGTGCTCCGGGGGGCACTGGCCTTCTTCACCTTCGAGGAGGATGGTCGGGTGCGGGATTGCCTCGCGTTGGATGCCACGGGGGAGCGTTTCGGGGTGGATCTCGCGCCCGGCATCTTCCATAGCCTCATCGCCCTGGCGCCGGACACCGTGCTCTTCGAAGTGAAGAATGGGCCTTACGCGCCGGCCAGTGACAAATCCTTCGCCCCCTGGGCACCCGCGGAGGGCACCCCGGAGGCGATGGGCTACATGCAGCAACTGCGCGACGAGTTCCGGCGGCGCCACGGTGAAGCATCACCATGA
- a CDS encoding STM4012 family radical SAM protein, with translation MTRLEQMLEETPYVAYLYGYPHKTAYRPFSPALPLESVWAEERREALFLYLHVPFCEMRCGFCNLFTAAGPRQDVVEGYLAALGRETRRVKEALGPATFARAAIGGGTPTLLDVAGLHTVFDLAEGVMGADLRNIPVSVEVSPETLDAGKLQALHSRGVDRVSIGVQSFLEPEVAAVKRPQKTAQVEAALELIRSLHFPTLNIDLIYGMEGQTVDSLLFSLRAALRFAPEELYLYPLYVRPLTFLGKKGRAWDDLRLSLYRAGRDFLLSQGYTQVSMRMFRARHAPDSQGPVYRCQEDGMVGLGCGARSYTQGVHYSSEYAVGSREVRSIIAAYSERTEASFGEVGYGFQLDAGEQRRRYMLLSLLADGVDLAVYQERFRASAWEDFPELAELEAHGLARRGEGRVLLTPEGVERSDLIGPWLHSGGVRERMQEYSWR, from the coding sequence ATGACGCGCCTGGAGCAGATGCTGGAGGAGACGCCCTACGTGGCGTACCTCTATGGCTACCCGCACAAGACGGCCTACCGGCCGTTCTCGCCCGCACTCCCGCTGGAGTCCGTCTGGGCGGAGGAGCGGCGCGAGGCGCTGTTCCTCTATCTGCATGTGCCCTTCTGCGAGATGCGCTGCGGCTTCTGTAACCTCTTCACCGCCGCGGGGCCGAGGCAGGACGTCGTGGAGGGGTACCTCGCCGCGCTGGGCCGCGAGACGCGCCGGGTGAAGGAAGCCCTCGGGCCCGCCACCTTTGCCCGTGCCGCCATTGGAGGCGGCACGCCCACGTTGCTGGATGTGGCCGGACTGCACACGGTGTTCGACCTGGCCGAAGGGGTCATGGGCGCGGACCTTCGGAACATCCCCGTCTCCGTGGAGGTCTCTCCGGAGACCCTCGATGCCGGGAAGCTCCAGGCGTTGCACTCCCGGGGCGTGGACCGGGTGAGCATTGGCGTGCAGAGCTTCCTCGAGCCGGAGGTGGCGGCGGTGAAGCGGCCCCAGAAGACCGCCCAGGTAGAGGCCGCGCTGGAGCTCATCCGGAGCCTTCACTTCCCCACGCTCAACATCGATCTCATCTACGGCATGGAAGGGCAGACGGTGGACAGCCTGCTCTTCTCGCTGCGGGCCGCCCTGCGCTTCGCGCCCGAGGAGCTCTACCTCTATCCCCTGTACGTCCGGCCGCTCACCTTCCTGGGCAAGAAGGGCCGGGCGTGGGACGACCTGCGCCTGTCGCTCTACCGGGCCGGCCGCGATTTCCTGCTGTCGCAGGGCTACACCCAGGTCTCCATGCGCATGTTCCGGGCGCGCCATGCGCCGGATTCGCAGGGCCCCGTGTACCGCTGCCAGGAGGACGGCATGGTGGGGCTCGGGTGCGGGGCACGCTCGTATACGCAGGGCGTGCACTACTCGTCCGAGTACGCGGTGGGCTCCCGCGAGGTGCGCTCCATCATCGCCGCGTACAGCGAGCGGACCGAGGCCTCCTTCGGCGAGGTGGGCTACGGCTTCCAACTGGACGCCGGGGAGCAACGCCGGCGGTACATGCTCCTGTCCCTGCTGGCGGACGGCGTGGACCTGGCGGTCTACCAGGAGCGCTTCCGGGCCAGCGCATGGGAGGACTTCCCGGAGCTGGCGGAGCTGGAGGCGCACGGCCTGGCCCGGCGGGGGGAGGGCAGGGTCCTGCTCACGCCGGAAGGGGTGGAGCGCTCGGACCTCATCGGCCCCTGGCTGCACTCGGGCGGGGTGCGCGAGCGGATGCAGGAGTACTCCTGGCGATGA
- a CDS encoding HAD family hydrolase, giving the protein MRPRAVFFDLDDTLIDRAGAFARYVDSLIERYPAAFPPSLRAGQVALIHDWDRRGGSDRSVFCRQVTAACPGLGLSPEALWEDMSSLLPRLVVPDDGVCAWLGAFTAGRPVAVVSNGSGRVQRTKLAQARLLEPLPDVFLSGEVGAEKPDPRIFQAALARVDRAPGEVLHVGDDPERDIAGAARLGLATCWVSHGREWPRELPPPTFTVERITTRIQDISEVLAQWT; this is encoded by the coding sequence ATGCGGCCCCGGGCCGTCTTCTTCGACCTGGATGACACGCTGATCGACCGCGCGGGCGCCTTCGCTCGCTATGTGGACAGCCTCATCGAGCGTTACCCGGCCGCTTTCCCTCCTTCACTCCGGGCAGGGCAGGTAGCTCTCATTCACGACTGGGACCGCCGGGGCGGCTCCGACCGGAGCGTGTTCTGCCGTCAGGTGACGGCCGCCTGTCCAGGTCTGGGGCTCTCCCCCGAGGCGCTTTGGGAGGACATGTCCTCCCTGCTGCCGCGGCTGGTCGTCCCCGATGACGGGGTGTGTGCGTGGCTGGGCGCGTTCACGGCAGGGCGCCCCGTGGCCGTGGTCTCGAACGGCTCGGGCCGGGTGCAACGCACGAAGCTGGCCCAGGCCCGGCTCTTGGAACCGCTGCCGGACGTCTTTCTCTCCGGAGAGGTGGGGGCGGAGAAGCCGGACCCCCGCATCTTCCAGGCGGCGCTCGCCCGGGTGGACCGTGCCCCCGGCGAGGTGCTTCACGTGGGAGATGATCCCGAGCGGGACATCGCCGGAGCGGCCCGCCTGGGGCTGGCGACCTGCTGGGTGTCCCATGGCCGCGAGTGGCCGCGGGAGCTGCCGCCGCCCACGTTCACCGTGGAGCGCATCACCACGCGCATCCAGGACATCTCGGAGGTGCTCGCCCAATGGACATGA
- a CDS encoding STM4011 family radical SAM protein → MKLTVLYRGPLSSCNYGCEYCPFGKWKHTEEELARDRADLERFLAWAESRTQDTLAVFFTPWGEALIWPWYQEALARLTHLPHVERAAIQTNLSCKLDWVPRCKTEKLGIWATYHPEWGKRRRFVAQCEALSALGVRHSAGMVGFVRFAEEAEALRRELPPDTYLWINAVKDGKEKPYTPAEVARFSQVDPLFPVNNTRHPSLGRACRGGASVISVDGEGTARRCHFIPEPIGNIYAPDFDAALQPRPCSKQTCGCHIGYVHLEYLELDRVFGSGILERVPTAPLWRAPAAP, encoded by the coding sequence ATGAAGCTCACCGTGCTCTACCGGGGACCGCTGTCCAGCTGCAACTACGGCTGCGAGTACTGCCCCTTCGGCAAGTGGAAGCACACCGAGGAGGAGCTGGCCCGGGACCGGGCGGACCTGGAGCGCTTCCTGGCCTGGGCGGAGTCGCGCACCCAGGACACGCTGGCCGTGTTCTTCACGCCCTGGGGCGAGGCCCTCATCTGGCCCTGGTACCAGGAGGCGCTCGCCCGGCTCACGCACCTGCCCCACGTGGAGCGGGCCGCGATTCAGACGAACCTCTCTTGCAAGCTGGACTGGGTCCCGCGCTGCAAGACGGAGAAGCTGGGCATCTGGGCCACCTATCACCCGGAGTGGGGCAAGCGCCGCCGCTTCGTCGCCCAGTGCGAGGCGCTGTCCGCGCTCGGCGTGCGTCACAGCGCGGGCATGGTGGGGTTCGTCCGCTTCGCCGAGGAGGCCGAGGCCCTGCGCCGCGAGCTGCCGCCGGACACATACCTGTGGATCAACGCCGTGAAGGACGGGAAGGAGAAGCCCTACACGCCCGCGGAGGTGGCCCGCTTCAGCCAGGTGGATCCGCTCTTCCCGGTGAACAACACGCGCCACCCCAGCTTGGGCCGGGCATGCCGGGGCGGAGCGTCCGTCATCTCCGTGGACGGAGAGGGCACCGCGCGCCGGTGTCACTTCATCCCCGAGCCCATCGGCAACATCTATGCGCCGGACTTCGATGCGGCGTTGCAGCCCCGGCCCTGCTCGAAGCAGACCTGCGGGTGCCACATCGGCTACGTGCACCTGGAGTACCTGGAGCTGGACCGCGTCTTCGGCTCCGGCATCCTGGAGCGTGTCCCCACGGCGCCGCTCTGGAGGGCCCCGGCGGCCCCCTGA
- a CDS encoding TIGR02269 family lipoprotein, with product MNFLIRALALGALLSACVSVDVPRGYAKESEEISWEKGCQDARVLEVLCAQDSCAFVRCRDLLSSNDGTSGKVEPARWNRLLRRPGWQRGRAGFPQAGVEPVFVIRWNHHPAPVLPSPRVLTSARMEKHHIFPQEPRLARWFGQQGINIHEYTLLIPLAVHRRIHGGRGGRGGLWNEEWRRFIEARQQATPEDIWRHAIHLIVQYDLTGASMGPYR from the coding sequence ATGAACTTCCTCATTCGTGCATTGGCCTTGGGAGCACTGCTCTCCGCGTGCGTTTCCGTAGACGTCCCGCGAGGCTATGCCAAAGAATCCGAGGAGATCTCCTGGGAAAAAGGCTGCCAAGACGCTCGGGTCTTGGAGGTGCTTTGTGCACAGGACTCTTGCGCCTTCGTCCGCTGCCGGGATCTCCTCTCGAGCAATGACGGGACTTCGGGGAAGGTAGAACCTGCCCGTTGGAACCGGTTGCTCAGAAGGCCCGGATGGCAGCGCGGACGTGCCGGATTTCCACAAGCCGGTGTTGAGCCTGTCTTCGTTATTCGCTGGAATCACCACCCTGCTCCTGTTCTTCCCAGCCCGCGGGTTTTGACGTCAGCGCGGATGGAGAAACATCATATTTTTCCGCAGGAGCCTCGATTGGCGAGGTGGTTTGGTCAGCAGGGGATCAACATCCATGAATACACCCTCCTGATTCCTCTGGCGGTACATCGGAGAATTCATGGTGGAAGGGGAGGCCGTGGCGGCTTGTGGAATGAAGAGTGGCGGCGCTTCATTGAAGCGCGTCAGCAGGCTACGCCCGAGGACATCTGGCGCCACGCGATTCATCTCATCGTTCAATACGATCTGACAGGGGCCTCGATGGGGCCTTACCGCTGA
- a CDS encoding STM4013/SEN3800 family hydrolase, giving the protein MDMMAVVGSHDLLLLTLDTLRYDVAEDLAAQGRTPFLSSLLPGGRWEQRHSPASFTYAAHHAFFAGFLPTPVAPGLHPRLFAMRFEGSETTAAGTCVFDAPDLVSGLAGRGYHTLCIGGVGFFNKLNPLGRVLPGLFAESHWRPELGVREPHSTQHQVSLAVSRLEALPREQRVFLFLNVSALHQPNRHYLPGATQDSRASHAAALEYVDAQLPPLFAALRRRGPTFCIVCSDHGTTYGEDGHTGHRLGHPVVWTVPYAEFLLPRETTP; this is encoded by the coding sequence ATGGACATGATGGCCGTGGTCGGCTCGCACGATCTGCTCCTGCTGACCTTGGATACCCTGCGCTACGACGTGGCCGAGGATCTCGCTGCACAGGGAAGGACGCCTTTTCTCTCCTCCCTGCTGCCGGGAGGCCGCTGGGAACAGCGCCACTCACCCGCGAGCTTCACCTATGCCGCGCATCACGCCTTCTTCGCCGGGTTCCTGCCGACGCCGGTGGCCCCGGGGCTTCACCCCCGGTTGTTCGCCATGCGCTTCGAGGGAAGTGAGACGACGGCCGCGGGAACGTGCGTCTTCGATGCGCCCGACCTTGTCTCCGGCCTGGCAGGGCGGGGCTACCACACGCTCTGCATCGGAGGCGTTGGCTTCTTCAACAAGCTCAATCCCCTGGGCCGTGTGCTTCCCGGGCTCTTCGCGGAGAGTCATTGGCGTCCTGAGCTGGGCGTGAGAGAGCCTCACTCCACCCAGCATCAGGTGTCCCTGGCCGTGAGCCGCCTGGAGGCCCTGCCTCGCGAGCAGCGCGTCTTTCTCTTCCTGAACGTGTCGGCGCTGCACCAGCCCAACCGCCACTACCTGCCCGGCGCCACGCAGGACTCGCGGGCCTCGCATGCCGCGGCCCTGGAGTATGTCGACGCGCAGCTCCCGCCCCTCTTCGCCGCCTTGCGGCGCCGGGGACCCACCTTCTGTATCGTCTGCTCGGACCATGGCACCACCTATGGGGAGGACGGCCATACCGGCCACCGCCTGGGCCACCCCGTCGTGTGGACGGTGCCCTATGCTGAGTTTCTGCTGCCTCGAGAGACCACCCCATGA